In a single window of the Magnolia sinica isolate HGM2019 chromosome 7, MsV1, whole genome shotgun sequence genome:
- the LOC131251723 gene encoding guanine nucleotide-binding protein subunit gamma 4-like isoform X4, with translation MTTLPAPTPRSPPRYPDLYGKHRKQAELQVLNREIGFLEEELQSLEGLQPASRCCKENQKFHRSFRICKWLRMKSCFNLSWLCCFSGCTFHLKWPACTCDPARYCKCCCRLPDCRSLPHCCRCRCRCRCHCRPCCCSCSCLEKCWTSCCILPRLSCPDCSCSCEWSCPKCTKVCCCPKCTKVCCCPKCTRNCCIPCCLCF, from the exons ATGACGACATTGCCGGCACCTACCCCCAGGTCGCCGCCGAGGTACCCGGATCTGTACGGGAAGCACCGGAAGCAGGCGGAGCTGCAGGTGTTGAACCGCGAGATCGGATTCCTGGAG GAGGAGTTGCAATCACTTGAAGGCCTTCAACCTGCTTCTAGATGCTGTAAAGA AAATCAGAAGTTCCACAGATCGTTTCGTATCTGCAAGTGGCTCCG GATGAAATCATGCTTCAACCTCTCATGGCTATGCTGCTTCAGTGGATGCACTTTCCATCTCAAATGGCCAGCCTGCACGTGCGATCCAGCAAGATACTGCAAGTGCTGCTGCCGTCTTCCCGATTGCCGCAGTCTTCCCCATTGCTGCCGCTGCCGCTGCCGTTGCCGCTGCCACTGCCGCCCCTGCTGCTGCAGCTGCAGCTGCTTGGAGAAGTGTTGGACGTCATGTTGCATCCTTCCAAGGCTATCTTGTCCTGACTGCTCTTGCAGCTGCGAATGGTCTTGCCCGAAATGTACGAAGGTATGCTGTTGCCCAAAATGTACAAAGGTATGCTGTTGCCCAAAATGTACTCGTAACTGCTGTATCCCATGTTGTCTATGTTtctag
- the LOC131251723 gene encoding guanine nucleotide-binding protein subunit gamma 4-like isoform X3, whose amino-acid sequence MTTLPAPTPRSPPRYPDLYGKHRKQAELQVLNREIGFLEEELQSLEGLQPASRCCKEVDDFVVTNPDPLIPLNQKFHRSFRICKWLRMKSCFNLSWLCCFSGCTFHLKWPACTCDPARYCKCCCRLPDCRSLPHCCRCRCRCRCHCRPCCCSCSCLEKCWTSCCILPRLSCPDCSCSCEWSCPKCTKVCCCPKCTKVCCCPKCTRNCCIPCCLCF is encoded by the exons ATGACGACATTGCCGGCACCTACCCCCAGGTCGCCGCCGAGGTACCCGGATCTGTACGGGAAGCACCGGAAGCAGGCGGAGCTGCAGGTGTTGAACCGCGAGATCGGATTCCTGGAG GAGGAGTTGCAATCACTTGAAGGCCTTCAACCTGCTTCTAGATGCTGTAAAGA GGTCGATGATTTCGTTGTAACAAACCCAGATCCGTTGATACCTCT AAATCAGAAGTTCCACAGATCGTTTCGTATCTGCAAGTGGCTCCG GATGAAATCATGCTTCAACCTCTCATGGCTATGCTGCTTCAGTGGATGCACTTTCCATCTCAAATGGCCAGCCTGCACGTGCGATCCAGCAAGATACTGCAAGTGCTGCTGCCGTCTTCCCGATTGCCGCAGTCTTCCCCATTGCTGCCGCTGCCGCTGCCGTTGCCGCTGCCACTGCCGCCCCTGCTGCTGCAGCTGCAGCTGCTTGGAGAAGTGTTGGACGTCATGTTGCATCCTTCCAAGGCTATCTTGTCCTGACTGCTCTTGCAGCTGCGAATGGTCTTGCCCGAAATGTACGAAGGTATGCTGTTGCCCAAAATGTACAAAGGTATGCTGTTGCCCAAAATGTACTCGTAACTGCTGTATCCCATGTTGTCTATGTTtctag
- the LOC131251723 gene encoding guanine nucleotide-binding protein subunit gamma 4-like isoform X2, producing MTTLPAPTPRSPPRYPDLYGKHRKQAELQVLNREIGFLEEELQSLEGLQPASRCCKENQKFHRSFRICKWLRCGHSSNPVLTYVGTLVAQSQQNDPSCTCWPTLKRMKSCFNLSWLCCFSGCTFHLKWPACTCDPARYCKCCCRLPDCRSLPHCCRCRCRCRCHCRPCCCSCSCLEKCWTSCCILPRLSCPDCSCSCEWSCPKCTKVCCCPKCTKVCCCPKCTRNCCIPCCLCF from the exons ATGACGACATTGCCGGCACCTACCCCCAGGTCGCCGCCGAGGTACCCGGATCTGTACGGGAAGCACCGGAAGCAGGCGGAGCTGCAGGTGTTGAACCGCGAGATCGGATTCCTGGAG GAGGAGTTGCAATCACTTGAAGGCCTTCAACCTGCTTCTAGATGCTGTAAAGA AAATCAGAAGTTCCACAGATCGTTTCGTATCTGCAAGTGGCTCCG TTGTGGACACTCATCAAATCCAGTCCTCACATATGTTGGGACCCTGGTTGCACAAAGTCAACAAAATGATCCATCGTGTACATGCTGGCCCACACTGAAGAG GATGAAATCATGCTTCAACCTCTCATGGCTATGCTGCTTCAGTGGATGCACTTTCCATCTCAAATGGCCAGCCTGCACGTGCGATCCAGCAAGATACTGCAAGTGCTGCTGCCGTCTTCCCGATTGCCGCAGTCTTCCCCATTGCTGCCGCTGCCGCTGCCGTTGCCGCTGCCACTGCCGCCCCTGCTGCTGCAGCTGCAGCTGCTTGGAGAAGTGTTGGACGTCATGTTGCATCCTTCCAAGGCTATCTTGTCCTGACTGCTCTTGCAGCTGCGAATGGTCTTGCCCGAAATGTACGAAGGTATGCTGTTGCCCAAAATGTACAAAGGTATGCTGTTGCCCAAAATGTACTCGTAACTGCTGTATCCCATGTTGTCTATGTTtctag
- the LOC131251723 gene encoding guanine nucleotide-binding protein subunit gamma 3-like isoform X1, whose protein sequence is MTTLPAPTPRSPPRYPDLYGKHRKQAELQVLNREIGFLEEELQSLEGLQPASRCCKEVDDFVVTNPDPLIPLNQKFHRSFRICKWLRCGHSSNPVLTYVGTLVAQSQQNDPSCTCWPTLKRMKSCFNLSWLCCFSGCTFHLKWPACTCDPARYCKCCCRLPDCRSLPHCCRCRCRCRCHCRPCCCSCSCLEKCWTSCCILPRLSCPDCSCSCEWSCPKCTKVCCCPKCTKVCCCPKCTRNCCIPCCLCF, encoded by the exons ATGACGACATTGCCGGCACCTACCCCCAGGTCGCCGCCGAGGTACCCGGATCTGTACGGGAAGCACCGGAAGCAGGCGGAGCTGCAGGTGTTGAACCGCGAGATCGGATTCCTGGAG GAGGAGTTGCAATCACTTGAAGGCCTTCAACCTGCTTCTAGATGCTGTAAAGA GGTCGATGATTTCGTTGTAACAAACCCAGATCCGTTGATACCTCT AAATCAGAAGTTCCACAGATCGTTTCGTATCTGCAAGTGGCTCCG TTGTGGACACTCATCAAATCCAGTCCTCACATATGTTGGGACCCTGGTTGCACAAAGTCAACAAAATGATCCATCGTGTACATGCTGGCCCACACTGAAGAG GATGAAATCATGCTTCAACCTCTCATGGCTATGCTGCTTCAGTGGATGCACTTTCCATCTCAAATGGCCAGCCTGCACGTGCGATCCAGCAAGATACTGCAAGTGCTGCTGCCGTCTTCCCGATTGCCGCAGTCTTCCCCATTGCTGCCGCTGCCGCTGCCGTTGCCGCTGCCACTGCCGCCCCTGCTGCTGCAGCTGCAGCTGCTTGGAGAAGTGTTGGACGTCATGTTGCATCCTTCCAAGGCTATCTTGTCCTGACTGCTCTTGCAGCTGCGAATGGTCTTGCCCGAAATGTACGAAGGTATGCTGTTGCCCAAAATGTACAAAGGTATGCTGTTGCCCAAAATGTACTCGTAACTGCTGTATCCCATGTTGTCTATGTTtctag
- the LOC131251725 gene encoding subtilisin-like protease SBT1.4 produces MGNSSILLFLLLSLISTVHSHDHHSTYIVHVSKSQKPAIFMTHHHWYSSTLMTLPQSPHPTKILYTYDHAIHGFAARLTPSQAAALQDLPGILSVQSERIHHLDTTHTPKFLGLADVSGIWPNSDYANDIIIGVLDSGIWPERRSFSDTGLSAVPASWKGSCETATNFSTSACNRKLIGARAYYAGYEEYLQKKMNETLESRSPRDTEGHGTHTASTAAGSTVTSAGFYNLSIGEARGIATKARIAVYKICWLSGCFDSDILAAMDESIADGVHIISLSLSFNMPAGDYDNDSIAIGSFGAVQRGVLISASAGNDGPTPGSVMNIAPWIFTVGASTVDREFPANVVLGDGTTYSGVSLYSGEPFDSSDLSLVDGGSCLKLKSSTVRGKIVVCNDDSDGLIIRKGDVVKRAGGVGMIAADSYNEVPSAELHLIPATNVGKTAGASIRKYIQSKWWPWSSPTATIVFKRTVISNSPVSPKVARFSSRGPTNKIPEILKPDVIAPGVNILASWTGFTSPTNLEIDPRRVEFNIKSGTSMACPHVSGLGALLRKAHPQWSPAAIKSALMTTSYNVDSSGGNFEDQGTRNESTPFIHGAGHVDPNKSLNPGLIYDINTDDYVAFLCAIGYGVDRIAVFIKDKAAVNCSAKSMASPGDLNYPSFSVVFKSNRDVVQRRRVVTNVGGAGSVYVANITGPSTVQINVSPSKLVFSAQNQSLSYVITFASIADPTASMGFGSITWIDGAHVVRSPIAICWSPSSVSSI; encoded by the coding sequence ATGGGAAATTCATCCATCCTCCTcttccttctcctctctctcatctccaccgTACATTCACATGATCACCACTCCACATACATTGTCCACGtctcaaaatctcaaaaaccagccatcttcatgacccaccaTCACTGGTACTCATCCACCCTCATGACCCTCCCTCAATCTCCCCACCCCACCAAAATCCTCTACACCTACGATCACGCCATCCATGGCTTTGCAGCCCGCCTCACCCCATCCCAAGCAGCCGCTCTCCAAGATCTCCCTGGAATCCTCTCCGTCCAATCAGAACGGATCCACCATCTAGACACCACGCACACTCCCAAGTTCCTAGGCCTTGCCGACGTCTCCGGCATCTGGCCCAATTCAGATTACGCCAATGACATCATCATCGGCGTCCTGGACTCCGGGATCTGGCCTGAACGGCGCAGCTTCTCTGATACCGGCCTCTCAGCTGTGCCTGCCAGCTGGAAAGGCTCATGTGAGACTGCCACCAATTTCTCCACCTCCGCCTGCAACAGAAAACTTATTGGAGCGAGAGCCTACTACGCCGGATATGAAGAATATTTACAAAAGAAGATGAACGAGACCCTCGAATCAAGATCGCCGAGGGACACCGAAGgccatgggacccacacagcaTCAACGGCAGCCGGGTCTACTGTAACAAGCGCCGGGTTTTATAATCTCTCCATCGGCGAAGCGAGGGGAATAGCAACCAAGGCGAGGATTGCCGTCTATAAGATCTGTTGGCTGAGCGGTTGCTTCGATTCAGACATACTTGCAGCCATGGACGAATCGATTGCTGATGGGGTCCACATAATTTCTCTCTCCCTCAGCTTCAACATGCCAGCTGGTGACTACGATAACGACTCGATCGCCATTGGATCATTCGGCGCCGTACAGAGAGGCGTCCTCATCTCCGCTTCAGCAGGGAACGATGGGCCCACTCCTGGCAGTGTCATGAACATCGCACCGTGGATTTTCACTGTAGGCGCTTCAACGGTCGATAGAGAATTCCCCGCTAATGTTGTTCTTGGAGACGGTACAACCTACAGTGGAGTGTCGCTTTACTCCGGCGAACCGTTTGATtcctctgatctctctctcgTCGACGGTGGATCCTGCTTGAAGCTCAAATCATCTACGGTCCGTGGGAAGATCGTCGTCTGCAACGACGACAGTGACGGATTAATCATTAGGAAGGGAGATGTAGTCAAACGGGCTGGCGGAGTCGGGATGATCGCCGCAGATAGCTACAACGAAGTGCCGTCTGCAGAACTGCATCTCATCCCTGCTACAAATGTAGGTAAGACCGCAGGCGCCAGCATCCGGAAATACATCCAATCAAAATGGTGGCCGTGGTCTTCACCGACTGCTACCATCGTATTCAAACGAACGGTGATCAGCAATTCACCAGTATCTCCTAAGGTTGCACGGTTctccagccgtgggcccaccAATAAAATTCCGGAGATTCTCAAGCCGGATGTGATAGCGCCCGGCGTCAATATCTTAGCGAGCTGGACCGGGTTCACCAGCCCGACCAATCTCGAAATCGACCCGAGACGGGTTGAATTCAACATTAAATCTGGTACGTCGATGGCCTGTCCACACGTAAGTGGGCTTGGGGCTTTACTCCGAAAGGCCCACCCTCAGTGGAGCCCAGCTGCTATAAAATCCGCCCTCATGACAACTTCATACAACGTGGACAGTTCTGGCGGGAATTTTGAAGATCAAGGCACGAGAAacgaatccacaccgttcattcatggGGCCGGACATGTGGATCCCAACAAATCTCTCAATCCAGGCCTGATTTATGATATCAACACCGATGATTACGTGGCATTCCTCTGCGCCATTGGATATGGTGTTGATCGGATTGCCGTCTTCATCAAGGATAAAGCCGCCGTTAACTGCTCGGCGAAATCCATGGCTAGTCCGGGAGATCTGAACTACCCATCTTTCTCTGTGGTTTTCAAATCCAACAGAGATGTAGTTCAGCGTCGAAGGGTCGTTACTAACGTTGGTGGGGCAGGATCTGTTTATGTAGCCAACATTACAGGCccatcaacggttcagatcaacgtTTCGCCGAGTAAGCTTGTGTTTAGTGCACAAAACCAAAGCTTATCGTATGTGATCACGTTTGCTTCGATCGCTGATCCAACGGCCAGCATGGGGTTTGGTTCGATCACGTGGATTGATGGGGCCCATGTTGTCCGAAGTCCTATTGCTATTTGCTGGAGCCCAAGCTCGGTATCTTCTATTTGA